Within the Thiohalobacter sp. IOR34 genome, the region GTTCCAGGCTGGTGACGCGAACCTGTCCACCGCCATGGCTTCGGATCTCGACACCGAAGTCTTCGGCCTGCTGTTCCAGCAAGGCCTTGGGAAAGGGCGTGGCGATGAACGCCTGGCCCTGGAAGCTGAAAGGCTGACGCGCCCGCCGGCTGAGATAGGGGAATCGGTGATGAACAGAATGGGCCCTGCCGTGAAACTGCAAGGCACTGTGATAGGCCAGCACGGCATCATCGGTGAGATGGCATGCCAGCAGGTAAGGATCCACCGGATAGTCCCCGGGACGGAAACCACGGGGAACCACGGCATACAGCCCCCGCCGGATGCGCAGCAGGTGTCCCGCCTTGACGTGATAGGCCAGCAAGGCCTCGCGGGTCTTCTTGCTGCCGGTCCCCGTTTCCGTCAGGAAGGCGGCGAATTCCTCGTGCCGGAAAACAGGGTGTTCGTCGAAGAAATCCTGGGTTTTCATGGCCTAAACTTGACAATAATTTTATTTACACCTAATTAATTTAGGTGCTCACATATTAATTGTCAATATTCATTTGCCTCGTCAGGCGACATAGGCCTCCTGGTCTACGAAACAGCCTGAGCGGCGCAGGAAGGGCAGCAACTGCGTATCGGCGAAGGGGCAGCCGGTTTCCGATACCCCCGCCTGCTGCCCGCCCTTGTGGACATCCTCATCGGCGGCGTGCCCCTCCCCCCGCCGGGCGCGGTCGAGCAGCACCCGGTAACCGGGTTCCCAGGCGCGGGTGCCCACGAAGATCTCCCGCAGCGCGCGCAGAATATCCATGGCGGCGAAATCCAGATCACCGAAGAACCAGGTCTGCAACTGGCATGCAGGATCCATCCAGGCGCGCGCCAGCCGCTCAAGCCCCCGCGGATCGGATGCCAGGGAAGCGTGCATCGACACCCCCTCGGCCGAGCGCAGCCGCTTGGCGGCGCCCATGAAACCCGAAATCCAGACCACGGCCAGGCGGTCGGGATCGACATCGGGCAACCGCCCACGCACGGCACTGTGATAGGTGGTCTCGTTTTCGATGAACAGCAGCCCCTCCCAGGCCGGCCCCGGTACGTGGACGTTGATCAGCACCGGTTTTTCGGGAAACGCCTCCGGATCATCAAGCAGGTGGGTGACGGCCTCGCGACGCGTGTCCAGCAGTTTCGATATGCCCCAGAAGACCGTGGCGGAGGCCTCGCGGAGATACAGGGAACGATCCAGATCCATCAGCAGCGCAAGCCGCTCGGACACATTGACCGCCGAGCGGCCCGCCACCTTCACGGGCTGGCGCAGAAACCCGGATAACCGTTCCTCCGGCAGACGCAGTCGCCCGAGCGCCTCCCTCCAGAGATCGCGTTCCGATTTTCCATTCACTGGCCGTCCCAGCGCTTTGCGGATGACAAACTCGCCTGCGGGAGTCAGAACGATCCGGGGTTCGGCATCGAAAGGTGCCATGTTCGCGGGCCGGCGTTTGGGCAGCCGCAGTTCGATCCAACCCTGGCCGGCGATCGCCTCCAGCAAGGACCAGGCGAATTCCCGGTCCGGCGTCTTGCTCGTATCGAAGAAAACCGGCGTCTTGTCCACCTTGAGCCGTAGCTGGGGAGGGCGCTCCCGCTGTGCCATGGGCTGCCGATCCACGAGATCGATTAGACGATGCAACACATCGGCGATGGCCGGCTCGCCCGCCCAGAGCTTCAGCTGTCCGCGGCTCTCGTCGTCATGGCCTGCGCTCATGGTTTCATATCCTCGTCGTTCAGCGAAATCGGGTATGATGAAACAGGATACCAGCCTCCGGGTTTGTCATGGACGCCTTGTTCGACATCGTCGGTTCCGATTTCTTCAAGCCCCTGACCGGCAAGCACCGTGCACTCTATGCCGACTGCATCACCGCCTTGTTCGAACGGCTGCACGGCCCCTACGCCGACTACCGGGTCAATATCACCCAACGTGAATTGCGCGAGCTTTTCCATCCGCTGGTCGCCACTCATGTGGACCAGACGATCTCGGCAATACCCGACGAAGAGCCTGACCTGGTAGGCCGGGAATCGGATCGCGCCCGTGCCGTCATCCGCCGCCTGGTGGAAACCGGCTGGCTGGAGACCCGGCTGGACAAGGGCACCATGCTCTCGGTCTACGGCCTCTCCCGCCCCGGCAAGGCGCTGGCAGACACCCTCTACCGCCTGCAAGGCGGCGGTATGCGCACCATCCGGCGCAACGTGCGTTCCACCCGCAATTCCCTGGAAGCCTATGTGCGCAGCGAAGGGCGGGAGCCCTACGAGCTGCTAGACGCCTTCGACGCCGCCCAGCGCATCATGTCGGACCTGAGCGACGACATCGACGCTCTGGAATTGCAACGCCGCAAATTGACCGAAGACGTGGCGCGCAGCCGGGGAGAGGGCATTGGTGAAATCCTCCACGAGCTGCGCCTGCGGCTGCCGGAGGTGACCCGCAAGTTCACGGCGGAATCCGTCGTCCAGCACCGCGGCCATATCGAGTCCCTGCTGGATGCCATCGAACACTGGTCACCCGAACGGCGCGAGACCGCCGACCGCGCCATCCTCGCGGCCCAGCCCGTCTTGGAAAACGAGCTGCTGGCGGGCGAATCCGCGCTCTGTTGGCTGACCGGAAACATCCGCGAGCGGGTCACGGCGGCCATGG harbors:
- a CDS encoding type IV toxin-antitoxin system AbiEi family antitoxin, translating into MKTQDFFDEHPVFRHEEFAAFLTETGTGSKKTREALLAYHVKAGHLLRIRRGLYAVVPRGFRPGDYPVDPYLLACHLTDDAVLAYHSALQFHGRAHSVHHRFPYLSRRARQPFSFQGQAFIATPFPKALLEQQAEDFGVEIRSHGGGQVRVTSLERTLVDVLARPDLGGGWEEVWRSLEGVEYFDLGQVVQYALLLKSATVAAKVGFFLEQHRDALMVEEAHLDRLRKHVPKQPCYLERSRREPGKLVASWNLIVPPAVLERAWEEVA
- a CDS encoding Wadjet anti-phage system protein JetA family protein translates to MDALFDIVGSDFFKPLTGKHRALYADCITALFERLHGPYADYRVNITQRELRELFHPLVATHVDQTISAIPDEEPDLVGRESDRARAVIRRLVETGWLETRLDKGTMLSVYGLSRPGKALADTLYRLQGGGMRTIRRNVRSTRNSLEAYVRSEGREPYELLDAFDAAQRIMSDLSDDIDALELQRRKLTEDVARSRGEGIGEILHELRLRLPEVTRKFTAESVVQHRGHIESLLDAIEHWSPERRETADRAILAAQPVLENELLAGESALCWLTGNIRERVTAAMEVKMPELREAVSNFGRRIQLIVMQQSALATQGRDTTAHLIERLKRQPRDRQEALLSRLAGAMFPLRVRLPDPERVTVKERAVRRKPIDTGLAQPRLTREERRQAHIQQALETAFALTEQEVDAYVLEQMGAARAMSLRHFRVTNALELLALSHSIEVAAHRDTGYEWDIVPEHDEQGGIRWFDTGYGRMQAFTLKRRGGTS